Proteins encoded by one window of Gopherus evgoodei ecotype Sinaloan lineage unplaced genomic scaffold, rGopEvg1_v1.p scaffold_70_arrow_ctg1, whole genome shotgun sequence:
- the LOC115643773 gene encoding olfactory receptor 10A7-like, producing MKTRQETVGRNSTTITGFILLGFSDIPSLQHFFFLVFLVTYIVTLAGNLLIIVLTLADPALHTPMYFFLRNLSFLEMCYTSVNVPKMLGNLFSGDKAISFIGCAMQTYFSIFLGGSECFLLASMAYDRYVAICKPLHYPVVMNRKVSTGLAAGSWLSGLLMSFGLTSMVFTLPFCRSHQINHFFCDIPPLLKQACGDTSRNEMAVFMVAMSFDTFPFMLILMSYVCIISTILRMPSREGRRKSFSTCSSHLIVVTLFYGSACIMYLKPNSSYSPDTDKFLSLSYTVITPMLNPIIYSLRNKEVKGAFWRMVQRRRFH from the coding sequence ATGAAAACTAGACAAGAAACAGTGGGAAGAAACAGCACAACAATCACTGGATTCATTCTCCTCGGTTTTTCTGACATTCCCAGcctgcagcattttttttttttggtgtttctGGTCACCTACATAGTCACCTTGGCTGGAAACCTTCTAATCATTGTCCTCACATTGGCTGACCCAGCCCTTcatacccccatgtacttcttcctcaggAACCTGTCCTTCCTGGAGATGTGCTACACATCAGTCAATGTCCCCAAGATGCTTGGAAATCTGTTCTCTGGGGATAAAGCCATCTCTTTCATTGGCTGTGCTATGCAAACCTATTTCTCTATTTTCCTTGGTGGGTCAGAGTGTTTTCTCTTGGCGTCCATGGCCTACGATCGCTATGTTGCAATATGCAAGCCTCTGCATTACCCCGTGGTTATGAACAGGAAGGTGTCCACTGGACTGGCTGCTGGATCCTGGCTCAGTGGTCTCCTCATGTCCTTTGGTCTCACCAGCATGGTATTCACCCTACCCTTCTGCAGATCCCACCAGATtaatcatttcttctgtgacatccctCCACTGCTGAAGCAGGCGTGTGGAGACACCTCCCGCAATGAAATGGCTGTCTTCATGGTGGCTATGTCCTTTGACACCTTTCCCTTCATGCTGATCCTCATGTCCTACGTctgcatcatctccaccatcctgaggatgCCATCCAGGGAGGGCAGGAGGAagtccttctccacctgctcctcacacctcattgtggtgacactGTTCTATGGCTCTGCTTGCATTATGTATCTGAAGCCCAATTCCTCCTACTCACCAGACACAGacaagtttctctctctgtcctacACAGTTATCACgcccatgctaaaccccatcatctacagcctgaggaacaaggaggtgaagggAGCATTCTGGAGAATGGTGCAGAGAAGAAGGTTCCATTGA